Proteins from one Candidatus Margulisiibacteriota bacterium genomic window:
- a CDS encoding DUF2892 domain-containing protein, producing MSDIKMNMSTFDRFARIIIGGVLLLLATYVPVSGLVAWLLVVVGLILMLTGLAGWCPLYSLLKISTK from the coding sequence ATGTCAGATATTAAGATGAACATGAGCACCTTTGACCGTTTCGCCCGGATCATCATCGGTGGCGTCCTGCTGCTGCTGGCGACTTACGTGCCGGTCAGCGGCCTAGTGGCTTGGCTCCTGGTCGTTGTCGGGCTTATCCTGATGCTGACCGGCCTGGCCGGCTGGTGCCCGTTGTATTCCCTGTTGAAGATCAGCACAAAATAA